The DNA window TCAGCCCTTCGGCAATGGCCAACTGGTACATGGCGAGCTGGGCATGTCGCTGAGCTTCGTCCTTGGTGACTGGGCTCTTACCGGTCTTGACATCGACAACCACCAACCGTCCTTCGCTGTCGCGTTCCAGCCGGTCCAGGCGACCGCGGACGCGAACCCCAGGGCCGTCGTCGCTGGGGCAGACCTCACCTGCGACCTCGATCTCGGTGCCCACCTCGGTGAGCTCGTTGCGGCTCTGCGCGCGCCACTCCGCGAAAGTCGCCAACATGGTCCGGTGCCGGTCCAGCTCGTTGTCCGAATGCCACCGGGCATCGAACGGGAGTTTCTCCCAGACCTTTTCGAGCTCGTTGAGCATCTGGTTCTCGGTCTTGCCCGGATCGGCGACCAAGGCGTGCAACAGCGAGCCGATCGCCGACCGCACGTCGCGTGCGTCGCTGCCGCCGTGACGTTCGAGCAGCCAGCGCAGCGGGCAATCCGTCAGCATCTGCAGCGTCGACGGTGACAGCGTCACGTTATGGTCGTCACCGCCCCACAGCGGTTCGTCGGTGGACAGCGGCGTCGAGGCATACCACTGTCCGGGGTCCGCACCCGGTACCCCCCCCTGCGCCAAACGCGCCAGTTGCGTTGCCGCGCAGGCACGCACGCTGTCTTCGACGTCGTCGCGCGGGGCGCAGACCACCGCACGCAGACGCCCGACCAGGGCTGTCGGAGCCAGCATCCGCGGCGCGCGCACCGGAGCCGCGGGCTCAGGGTCGGGGTCGGTGGCCAGCGAGGTCAATTCGTAGCAGAACGATGACGGCAACATCGACTCGTCTCCGGAGTCGCTGTCGACCGCGCTCACCAGTAGCCGACTGCGGGCGCGGCCCATCGCCGCGATGAGCAGCCTGCGCTCCTCGGCGAGCAGCGGTGCCCGCGTCGACACTCCCCTGTCGTTTTCAGTGACAACGCCGTCCAGCAGGTCGACCAGCCGCTGAGTACCGAGCACACCTCCACGCGGAATCACGTTGGGCCACAGACCTTCCTGAAGGCCTGCTATCACGACGAACTCCCATTCACCGCCGAGCGCCGCGTGTGCGCTGAGCACCCGCACCGCCTCGGAGCACGGATGGTCATCGCGGGACGCCGAGGGCAGGCCAAGTGCGGCGACGTGATCGAGGAGACCGCGCAGCGACGCTCCTGTGGTGCGGTTGACGTACTGCTCGGCGACATCGAAAAGCGCGGTGACCGCGTCGAGGTCACGGTCGGCCTGCGCACCTGCGCTGCCGCCGCGTTCGGAGGCCGCGAGCCAGCGCCGCTGTAGGCCGGACCGGTGCCACGCTTGCCACAATGTGTATCGCGGATCGCCGCCGTCGGCGGCGGTGCGCCGTGCGGCGGCCAGCACGGCACGGACGCGCTTGAGCGGGCGCGCCTGATCGGGTGAAAGCCCCCGTGGTTCTCGCCTCAGCGCGTCGATCAGCAGGTCGCCGAGCTCGCGGGGCGGTTGGTTGCCGTCGGCGCGTCGCAGCGCCCGCCGCAGTTGTCGCAGCGACACCGGGTCGACCCGGCCGATGGGCCCGGTCAGCAGTGAGAGCGCCTGCGTACCGTCGAGTTCGCCAGCTGTAGCTTCGAGAACCGCCAGCAGGGCCCGCACTGCGGGCCTCTCGGCCAGTGGCGCACTTGGCGTCGGCAGGTCCACGGGCACGCCCGCGGTGGCCAGGGTGTGCGCGAGGGCAGACCCCAGCCGCGGCACCGACCGCACGATCACCGCCATCTGAGACCACGGCACGCCGTCAACCAGATGCGCGCGACGCAACGCATCCGCGATCAACGCGGACTCTGCGTGTGGCGAAGCGGCGATGCGCACCGTGACCGAGCCGCGCTGCACGCCCGAGCCGTCAAGCCGGCGTGCCCCATCAGCACCCGGCAGCCGTTGAGCGACTCCGGTGATGGCGCGGGCAACAGCGGGAGCGCAGCGGCGTGACTCGGTAAGGACAAGCACCGGCTCGTCGCCGCGCAACAGCACCGGATCGGCTCCGCGGTAACCGAATACCGACTGGTTCAGGTCCCCTGCGAGGACCGTGAGCCCTGCACCGGCAGACAACACACGGACAAGGCGGGCGGCTTGTGGATCCAGATGTTGGGCATCGTCGACCAGAAGCAATTTGATTCGTGCGCGTTCGGCCGCGAGCAGGTCGCCGTCTGTTGCCAACGCTTCCAACGCAGCGCCGACCAGTTCGGCGGCGCCCAGTGCGGGCACCGTGGCCTGCGGCGCCGCCATTCCGACCGCGGAACGCAGCAGCATGATCTGTTCGTAGGCCTGGGCGAACCGCCCGGCTGCCAGCCACTCGGGTCGGCCCGCACGCCGTCCGATGCGTTGGAGCTCCACAGGATCCACACCGCGTTCGGCACACCGTGCCAACAGGTCCCGCAGTTCGGTGGCGAACCCCACAGTGCTCAGCGCGGGCCGCAGCGGCGCAGGCCATGCCACGGCGGACCGGTCACCGTCTTCGAGGTCCCCGGCGAGAAGCTCGCGAATGATGCCGTCCTGCTCGGCCCCGGTGATCAACCGCGGCGGCGGATCACCCTTGCGCTGCGCGGCGAGACGCAGCACGGCGAATGCATACGAGTGCACCGTGCGGACCAACGGCTCGCGGACAACCGCGCGGGTGCCCGACTCGAGCAGTGCCGACGTGATGGCGGCGCGCGTCTGCGTGCCGAGCCGGGCCGAACCCGTCAGCAGCAGAACCGATTCCGGATCGGTCCCCGCGGCGATGTGCGCGGCAGCGGTTTGGATCAGCAGGGTGCTCTTACCCGTGCCCGCACCCCCGAGGACTCGCACCACGCCACGCATTCCAGGTTCGGTGAGCGCCTTCGGCGTCAGATCGGTGTGCGGTGCGGACATGGGAGAAATGACACCACGGGGGTCCGACAAGTCAGTGCGACCCGCTCCTGCCCACCGCGGCGGCGGGAACATCGTCGACGTCGTCGGCGCCACGATCCTGGCGTGGAACTCGGTGTCGCCACAAGGGCCTCAATTCATTGCCGAGCCACCGCCCACCGGCGCAAGGACCCCCACACAGCCCATACCATCGATGTCATGACCGATCTGCACGTCCACCGCTACGGGCCGCCGGGTGCGATACAGGTGCTGGCCATCCACGGGCTCACCGGCCACGGGCAGCGGTGGCAGACCCTGGCCACCCGGCACCTGACCGAATTCGCGGTCGCCGCACCGGACCTGCTCGGCCATGGACGTTCGTCGTGGGCTGCGCCGTGGACGATCGATGCCTATGTCGCGGCGCTGGCGGCGTTGCTCGATGCTCCCACGGTGGTCGTCGGGCATTCGTTCGGCGGCGCAGTGGCTTTGAAACTCGCCGCGGCCCATCCGGACCTGGTGTCCGCACTGGTGTTGCTCGACCCAGCCGTTGGCCTGGACGGCGGATGGATGCGCGACGTCGCCGACGACATGCTGGCCTCGCCGGACTACACCGACCGCGCCGAGGCGCGCGACGAGAAGGCGTATGGCTCATGGGGCGACGTGGACGCCGGCGAACTGGACCGCGAACTCGACGAGCACCTCGTCGATCTACCCAACGGCCGTGCCGGTTGGCGAATCAGCATCCCTGCGATGATGTCCTACTGGAGCGAGCTGGCCCGTCCAATCGCATTACCGCCCAGCACAATCCCCACCACAGTGGTCCGGGCTGCCAGGACCGACCCGCCGTATGTCACCGATGAGCTGCTGGCCGCCGTCGGGACCGCACGCGACTTCGAACTGATGGATTTCGACTCTGACCACATGGTCGCCCAAACGCTGCCAGCCGAGACGGCGGCGGTGATCCGCAAGGCGCTCGGTAGATGACGGCCGTCACCGACGAACAGGTCGAAAGAGTACGTACCCTCGTCGCCTCCATTCCGCCGGGACGCGTCTCGACATACGGGGACATCGCCGATGCCGCCAGCCTTTCCAGCCCCCGCATCGTCGGCTGGATCATGCGCACCGATTCGTCGGATCTACCGTGGCACCGGGTCATTCGCGCGTCGGGCCGTCCGGCGCCGCACCTGACCACGCGACAGCTCGCGTTGTTGCGGGCCGAAGGCGTGCTCGCCGAGGACGGCCGCATCCCCCTGCGCGACGTGCGCCACACATTCTGAGCGCGAGTGCACGCTGGTTGTACACGAACGCCGAGTGCGGGCGTAAACGGGCGTGCGCTCGGCGCCGCGAGCTAGAGAACCAGGCGCACCAGCGCGGCCGTGCGCGCCAGCCCCGGGAAGGCCGCGGCCGTCGACCGTGGATGAAGCGCGTGCACCGCGAGTCGGAATATCAACGCGCGCAACAGCATCTGCGGCCACTCCGGCAATGGGTTCCATCGCTCGATGAGCCCGTCGTCGGCCTCACCCCATGACAACGAATCAACAACGACCACCCCGGCCGCCCACGAGGCAGGCCGCCAGTACGGCGTGATGTCGGTGATACCCGGGGCGGCCGTACCTGCGAACAGCACTGTGCCGTAGAGATCTCCGTGCACCAGCTGGCTCGGGCTCTTGGTCGGCCTACGTAGGGAGGCGAGCTGACCGATCAGCTCAACGGACCGCTGCCCGTCCGCCGAGCCGGGAGACACCCGCGCCCCCTGCGGCAGCGAGTGCAGCGGACGTTCCTCCCACGCCGCCCGGTCGGCCGCGATGAACACGTCGACATCGGACCACGGCGCAACCGGCGGCTGGGTCAAAAACCGCGGACGCTCGAGTTTGGCCGTCGCCTCATGCAGTCGCACGGCGGCCGACACCACCTCGTCATGACGCGGCTCCGGGGTGCCCGCGACGAAGGTGTCGGCCCGCCAGCCCGCCACCACATAGCGGCCGTCGGTCGACCGCACCGGCCGGGCCAACCGCACACCGTCGACGAAAAGCGTCTCGCGCACCTTCGCCGACCACGCCGCGCGCGCATGATCGGCGACCATCGACAGCACGACTTCGCCGCAGCGCCAGCCGCCCTCCCAGCTCAAGCCGAGCGGTTCCGGTTTGACGCCGGTCAATCCGAACCCCGCCAGCACATGATCAGGCGGCAGCTCGACACTCATTACGTCAGCGTAAAGGCAGGTCCGGCAAACGAGCGGTTAGTACATCACCATGTCGGGTTCAAGTTGATTTCCCCAGGCGACGATGCCGCCTTGCACATGTAGCGCGTCGGAGAAACCGGCCTTCTTCACGATGGCCAGTACCTCAGCGGAGCGCACGCCGGTCTTGCAGTAGAACACCGGGGTGCGGTCGACCTGCAGATTGGCCAGCGCCTCCCCTGATTCGAACGCGCCCTTGGGTATCAGCTGCGCACCCTCGATGCGGTTGATGTCCCATTCGACGGGTTCGCGCACGTCGATCAGGGCAACCGGCTTGCCGGCATCTATCAGCTCGCGCAGTTCACGAGGGGTGATCGTCGAGTCGGCGGCCGCTTGGGTGGCCTCGTCCGATAAGACGCCACAGAACTCCTCATAGTCGATGAGCTCGGTGATCTTCGGCGTCGACGGATCCTTGCGGATCTTGATCGTGCGGTACGTCATGTCGAGTGCGTCGTAAACCATCAGCCGGCCCAGCAGGGGCTCACCGATGCCGGTGATCAGCTTGATGGCCTCGGTACCCATCACCGACGCGATGGAGGCGCACAGAATGCCGAGGACGCCGCCCTCGGCGCAGGACGGAACCATGCCCGGCGGCGGCGGCTCGGGATACAGATCCCGGTAGTTCAGGCCCAGACCGTCGGGCGCGTCCTCCCAGAACACCGAAACCTGACCCTCGAAGCGGTAGATCGAGCCCCACACATACGGCTTGCCCGCCAGCACTGCCGCGTCGTTGACCAGGTACCGGGTCGCGAAATTATCGGTGCCATCCAGGATCAGGTCGTACTGCTCGAAGAGCTCGACGGCGTTCTCAGGTTCCAGCCTGAACTCATGCAGCCGCACCTCCACCAGCGGATTGACCTCCAAAACGGAGTCTCGTGCGCTCTCGGCCTTCGGCCGGCCGATGTCGGACTGACCGTGGATGATCTGACGCTGCAGGTTCGATTCGTCGACCACGTCGAACTCGACGATCCCGATGGTTCCTACCCCGGCGGCGGCCAGGTACAGCAGGGTCGGCGAACCCAGCCCGCCCGCGCCGATGACAAGCACCTTGGCGTTCTTGAGCCGCTTCTGCCCGTCTAGACCCAGGTCAGGGATGATGAGGTGACGGCTGTAGCGCTGTACCTCTTCGCGCGTCAGTTCTGCCGCCGGTTCTACCAGCGGCGGCAACGCTGTGGTCACCGAATACTCCTTGTTTGGCTGTGCTGCCCCAACTATAGGCACTTTTCACAACAGTGAACGCATCGTCATGCTTCCCAGGCAGCGCGCGTGGATCGATGCTCAGGCGATCGGGTACGGCCAGGGGTTGAATCGACAGGTCTTGCCGTCCGGATTGATCGTGCCAGGGTCGAAGCGGGCGGCATCGTTGTTGTTGGTGGAGAACGTCTGCTGCATCATGATCGGCGCCAGCTCGCCGTTGGCGCCGCACGCCTCGTGCCGCTGATAGCCGATCGCGTGGCCGACTTCATGGTTGACCACATACTGCCGATATGAACCGATGTCGCCCTGGAAGGGAACCGCTCCGCGCACCCAGCGCGCCTCGTTGATGAACACGCGCGGCTGCCCGTCGGCGTACGCCGGGTTGTAGCACGACGCCTCGAGCGGGATGTCGTAGCCGCACCCCTCGCGCACGGTCATCGGCGAGCTGAGCGAGATCCGGAAATCCGGTTCACCTTGAGCCGTTCCGTCGATGCGGGTGAAGGCGAATTGCGGGTTGTGGGTCCAGCTCTTCGGGTTCGCCAGCGTCTCGCTCACCATCCGGGCGAACCCTTCGTCACCGCCGAATGTTGTGGTGTCGGTACCGTCTTCGACCTCGACGGTGTAGGTGAACACTTTGGCCGTGCCCTCACCAACCTGGGACGACGCGCCCGGAACGATGTGCCACGTCTTGGCGCCGGCCACGGTGAACGGACCGCCGTCAGGCAGGATCCCGGTCGGCAGATTCGCGTCGAACTGGGTCAGTCCCTTTGGCGGGGCGCCGATGATCGCGGTGCTGGCCACGCCGATCGTGGGTGGGCCCTGCACCGGTCCCTCCGGTTCGGCGGTCTCGGTCTCGGTGGTGCCGGCGAACGTCATGTAAAGAGCGACGGCCGTCCAGACGACGAGCATGGGTAGCGCGTAGGCCCGCCACCCGTAGGTAGACACGAAACGGCCCACCTTGGTCTGCTTGCGGGCATTGCGGTGCTCTTCACGATTGGACCTTGGCCGGCCGGAGTCATTCGCCAAGGGGTCGCGCTGGGCGCGCAGTGGCTCACGCCACTCGTTGCGCAGCGCAGGCACGCCGCCCCCGCGACGCTCCGAGTCGTAGGTCACCGACACAGGATGACACAGGCCAGAGTGCGCATACCTCCGGCGCGCCACCGCAACGGTGAGTGTGCATCGCACCCCGCCGACAGCGCCGCGACCGCGACATTGCGCGCCGACTCTGCCAACGGTAGTAATCTCGTTGCGAAACCGGGGCCAGATGAAGGATGTAATGAGCGAACTCGCCAACCCCGCGGCCAGGCGTGGCGCGCAGGGCAGCGGTGAAGGGCCGAGCCGACGCGGCAACCGGCTGCCTCGCGATGAGCGGCGCGGGCAGTTACTCGTTGCTGCGAGCGAGGTTTTCGTCGATCGCGGATATCACGCCGCAGGCATGGACGAGATCGCCGATCGGGCCGGTGTGAGCAAACCCGTTCTCTATCAACACTTCTCGTCGAAGCTGGAGCTGTACCTGGCGGTACTGCAGCGCCACGTCGAGAATCTGGTGTCCGGTGTGCGGCAGGCGCTGCGGACCACCACGGACAACCGGCAGCGGTTGCGCGCCGCGGTCCACGCGTTCTTCGACTTCATCGAGCACGACAGCCAGGGCTATCGGCTGATCTTCGAGAACGACTACGTGACCGAGCCTCAGGTCGCCGCGCAGGTCAAGGTGGCTACCGAAGCTTGCACCGACGCGGTGTTCGACCTGATCAGCCGCGATTCCGGCATGGAGGCGCACCACGCCAGGATGATCGCCGTCGGACTGGTGGCGATCAGCGTCGACTCGGCGCGGTACTGGCTCAACAATGATCGGCCGATCACCAAGGACGATGCCGTGGCAAACACGGTGCTGTTCGCCTGGGGCGGCCTGTCACACGTGCCGCTTACGCGTTCTTGACGGCCTCGGCGCCGACCACACCGAAACCGACGCGCCGCACGTCGGCGGCACCGATCTCGACATAAGTGATCTTCGACGTCTGGACCAGGAAGCGCCGGCCCTTCTCGTCGGTCAGGCTCAACACGCCCGAATCCTTGCCCAGCGCGTCAGTGATCAGCTTCTCCACCTCGGTAGGCGTCTGCGCGCTATTGAAGACGAGCTCGCGCGGGCTGTCCGTGACACCGATCTTGACCTCCACGCTGTAAACCCTTTCCGTAACGCCTAAATCGAAGAAACGACCTTGAGGCAAGGCTAGTGGACGCGAACGCGATGACGCCGCGCCGGTGAGTTCGCGGTCAGCGAAGCCCGAATGCAAACGGCGACCGAACCGAGTCCCGACCGTGACCGCACACACCCACCGCTAAACCTCATCTGTCACTTGCGCATCGATAACATCGGCCGGGTACATGAACTAGACAACCTGGGGAACCCCATATGAACAGGCCTTATACCGCTGATTCTCCGTATTCACTGACCCCGACCGAGCGTATTGCCACCTACGCCGGTGAAGACGTTGGCGAATTCGGGTACGACGGGCTGCTGGAGTACCCGGATGACGGCGACGAAACCGACATCCTCGAGTACGACGTCCAGTACGACGAGGAGAGCATCGACCGTCGCTGGATGTGGATCGCCGGGATCGCCGGGGTGATTCTGTTTGTCGCCATCGGCACGACCGGCATCATCCTCGGCGGCGGCGACAGCGGTTCGGTAACGGCCACCGGGACCTCTTCTGACCCGATGTCGGCCCCGGCGGCCCCGGTGGCAACGTCAACGCCTGGGGCGGCTCCCTCGTTGCCTGCGGAGACGGTCACCACGGTGAGCCCGACCGCAGAGGCGACTGCAGCTCCCCAGCCGGAGTCTGCGCTGCCCGTCGCACCCCCGGAGGCTGCCGTCCCCGCGCCCTCGCCGCGCACCATCACCTACCGGGTGACCGGCAACCGGCCGCTGCTCGACCTTGTCACCGTCATCTACACCGATCAGCGAGGCGCGCTGCAGACCGACGTCAATGTTGCACTGCCGTGGGCGAAGACGGTCGTACTGGACCCGGGCGTCGAGCTCAAGTCGATCACCGCGACGAGCGTGGGCGGTCAGCTCAACTGCGGCATCTACGACGCGACGGGCACGCTCATCGCCTTTCAGAGCAACAACACGATGATCGCCACCTGCACGCAGTAGCCGGGCAGTCAGGCCAGGCCCAACTCCTGCATGCGCGACATGTGCGTGCGCTGGAGACGGTCGAAGAACTCGGTCATCTGGACCAGACCCTCGCCGCTCGTCATGACCAGGTCGACGAGTTCGTCGTGATCGGCCAGCACGTACTGCGCCTGCGTGATCGCTTCGCCGAGCAGCCGCCGCGACCACAGGGCCAGCCGGTGACGTTGTTTCTCACTCGCCGTCACGGCGGCCTGGACCTCCGCGACGACGAATTGCGAATGACCGGTCTCCGAAAGCACCGCGCGCACGACGTCGGCGACCTCGTCGGGTAACGACGTCGCGATCTCTAGGTAGAAATCGGCGGCCAGCGCATCGCCGACATACGTCTTGACGAGCGCCTCCAGCCACGTGCTCGGGGTGGTAAGCCGGTGGTAGTTCTCCAGCGCCGAGGCGTATCTCGTCATCGCAGGCACCACGTCGACGCCCCTGCGCTCAAGTGAGTCGCGCAACACCTCGTAGTGGCTCATCTCCGCTGCGGCCATGCTCGCCATGTTGATGCGGCCACGCAGGTTGGGCGCCATTCGCGCTTCGTCGGTCAACCGATAGAACGCCGCCACCTCGCCGTATGCCAGCAGCGCGAACAGCTCGTTGACACCGGGATGATCGGCCGACACACCCGAGCTGACCGAGGCGGTCATCTGC is part of the Mycolicibacterium tusciae JS617 genome and encodes:
- a CDS encoding TetR/AcrR family transcriptional regulator, with product MSELANPAARRGAQGSGEGPSRRGNRLPRDERRGQLLVAASEVFVDRGYHAAGMDEIADRAGVSKPVLYQHFSSKLELYLAVLQRHVENLVSGVRQALRTTTDNRQRLRAAVHAFFDFIEHDSQGYRLIFENDYVTEPQVAAQVKVATEACTDAVFDLISRDSGMEAHHARMIAVGLVAISVDSARYWLNNDRPITKDDAVANTVLFAWGGLSHVPLTRS
- a CDS encoding ATP-dependent helicase — encoded protein: MSAPHTDLTPKALTEPGMRGVVRVLGGAGTGKSTLLIQTAAAHIAAGTDPESVLLLTGSARLGTQTRAAITSALLESGTRAVVREPLVRTVHSYAFAVLRLAAQRKGDPPPRLITGAEQDGIIRELLAGDLEDGDRSAVAWPAPLRPALSTVGFATELRDLLARCAERGVDPVELQRIGRRAGRPEWLAAGRFAQAYEQIMLLRSAVGMAAPQATVPALGAAELVGAALEALATDGDLLAAERARIKLLLVDDAQHLDPQAARLVRVLSAGAGLTVLAGDLNQSVFGYRGADPVLLRGDEPVLVLTESRRCAPAVARAITGVAQRLPGADGARRLDGSGVQRGSVTVRIAASPHAESALIADALRRAHLVDGVPWSQMAVIVRSVPRLGSALAHTLATAGVPVDLPTPSAPLAERPAVRALLAVLEATAGELDGTQALSLLTGPIGRVDPVSLRQLRRALRRADGNQPPRELGDLLIDALRREPRGLSPDQARPLKRVRAVLAAARRTAADGGDPRYTLWQAWHRSGLQRRWLAASERGGSAGAQADRDLDAVTALFDVAEQYVNRTTGASLRGLLDHVAALGLPSASRDDHPCSEAVRVLSAHAALGGEWEFVVIAGLQEGLWPNVIPRGGVLGTQRLVDLLDGVVTENDRGVSTRAPLLAEERRLLIAAMGRARSRLLVSAVDSDSGDESMLPSSFCYELTSLATDPDPEPAAPVRAPRMLAPTALVGRLRAVVCAPRDDVEDSVRACAATQLARLAQGGVPGADPGQWYASTPLSTDEPLWGGDDHNVTLSPSTLQMLTDCPLRWLLERHGGSDARDVRSAIGSLLHALVADPGKTENQMLNELEKVWEKLPFDARWHSDNELDRHRTMLATFAEWRAQSRNELTEVGTEIEVAGEVCPSDDGPGVRVRGRLDRLERDSEGRLVVVDVKTGKSPVTKDEAQRHAQLAMYQLAIAEGLMPQGEQPGGGLLVYLGKTSGGGAVEREQDALTPELHAAWREKVQGAAAATQGPQFVARINDGCAHCPVRRMCPAQLRAGGQQ
- a CDS encoding alpha/beta fold hydrolase, which produces MTDLHVHRYGPPGAIQVLAIHGLTGHGQRWQTLATRHLTEFAVAAPDLLGHGRSSWAAPWTIDAYVAALAALLDAPTVVVGHSFGGAVALKLAAAHPDLVSALVLLDPAVGLDGGWMRDVADDMLASPDYTDRAEARDEKAYGSWGDVDAGELDRELDEHLVDLPNGRAGWRISIPAMMSYWSELARPIALPPSTIPTTVVRAARTDPPYVTDELLAAVGTARDFELMDFDSDHMVAQTLPAETAAVIRKALGR
- the moeZ gene encoding adenylyltransferase/sulfurtransferase MoeZ codes for the protein MTTALPPLVEPAAELTREEVQRYSRHLIIPDLGLDGQKRLKNAKVLVIGAGGLGSPTLLYLAAAGVGTIGIVEFDVVDESNLQRQIIHGQSDIGRPKAESARDSVLEVNPLVEVRLHEFRLEPENAVELFEQYDLILDGTDNFATRYLVNDAAVLAGKPYVWGSIYRFEGQVSVFWEDAPDGLGLNYRDLYPEPPPPGMVPSCAEGGVLGILCASIASVMGTEAIKLITGIGEPLLGRLMVYDALDMTYRTIKIRKDPSTPKITELIDYEEFCGVLSDEATQAAADSTITPRELRELIDAGKPVALIDVREPVEWDINRIEGAQLIPKGAFESGEALANLQVDRTPVFYCKTGVRSAEVLAIVKKAGFSDALHVQGGIVAWGNQLEPDMVMY
- a CDS encoding ferritin-like fold-containing protein translates to MTASVSSGVSADHPGVNELFALLAYGEVAAFYRLTDEARMAPNLRGRINMASMAAAEMSHYEVLRDSLERRGVDVVPAMTRYASALENYHRLTTPSTWLEALVKTYVGDALAADFYLEIATSLPDEVADVVRAVLSETGHSQFVVAEVQAAVTASEKQRHRLALWSRRLLGEAITQAQYVLADHDELVDLVMTSGEGLVQMTEFFDRLQRTHMSRMQELGLA
- a CDS encoding DUF3152 domain-containing protein, producing MTYDSERRGGGVPALRNEWREPLRAQRDPLANDSGRPRSNREEHRNARKQTKVGRFVSTYGWRAYALPMLVVWTAVALYMTFAGTTETETAEPEGPVQGPPTIGVASTAIIGAPPKGLTQFDANLPTGILPDGGPFTVAGAKTWHIVPGASSQVGEGTAKVFTYTVEVEDGTDTTTFGGDEGFARMVSETLANPKSWTHNPQFAFTRIDGTAQGEPDFRISLSSPMTVREGCGYDIPLEASCYNPAYADGQPRVFINEARWVRGAVPFQGDIGSYRQYVVNHEVGHAIGYQRHEACGANGELAPIMMQQTFSTNNNDAARFDPGTINPDGKTCRFNPWPYPIA
- a CDS encoding MGMT family protein yields the protein MTAVTDEQVERVRTLVASIPPGRVSTYGDIADAASLSSPRIVGWIMRTDSSDLPWHRVIRASGRPAPHLTTRQLALLRAEGVLAEDGRIPLRDVRHTF
- a CDS encoding TIGR02569 family protein, giving the protein MSVELPPDHVLAGFGLTGVKPEPLGLSWEGGWRCGEVVLSMVADHARAAWSAKVRETLFVDGVRLARPVRSTDGRYVVAGWRADTFVAGTPEPRHDEVVSAAVRLHEATAKLERPRFLTQPPVAPWSDVDVFIAADRAAWEERPLHSLPQGARVSPGSADGQRSVELIGQLASLRRPTKSPSQLVHGDLYGTVLFAGTAAPGITDITPYWRPASWAAGVVVVDSLSWGEADDGLIERWNPLPEWPQMLLRALIFRLAVHALHPRSTAAAFPGLARTAALVRLVL
- a CDS encoding DUF3107 domain-containing protein — translated: MEVKIGVTDSPRELVFNSAQTPTEVEKLITDALGKDSGVLSLTDEKGRRFLVQTSKITYVEIGAADVRRVGFGVVGAEAVKNA